A single candidate division TA06 bacterium DNA region contains:
- a CDS encoding sugar phosphate isomerase/epimerase, which translates to MEDRYERMRKKLGYQALFDTEDIEEALKYAKENGFGAVELNMNGINFLPENYMDEDRRRLRKIAKKLGVSMLLHAPEGLDLMNVHEGVRFAVVERLKEIVDLARDLSASCVTIHLGMSSSISVEGKMVPLHRVYPELYKEAMRFSLSELGDYARGKTSICLENTEITNERIVREVLVELLRDDSLFLTWDIGHSHQYKTKVREWEEEFFLDYGKKIKNVHIHDNNGKWDEHNIIGNGTLDLEHYLAILADLNPFMIFEVRPRERALECLRRFSNYRRLLNAAS; encoded by the coding sequence ATGGAAGACAGGTACGAAAGGATGAGAAAGAAGCTGGGCTACCAGGCTCTGTTCGATACCGAGGACATTGAAGAAGCGCTCAAGTATGCGAAGGAGAATGGCTTCGGGGCGGTTGAACTGAACATGAACGGCATTAATTTCTTGCCTGAGAACTATATGGATGAGGATAGGCGTCGATTGCGAAAGATTGCGAAAAAGCTAGGGGTATCGATGCTTTTGCACGCGCCGGAGGGCTTAGACTTGATGAATGTTCATGAAGGGGTCCGCTTTGCTGTGGTGGAAAGGCTGAAGGAAATCGTCGATCTTGCTAGGGATCTCTCTGCTTCCTGTGTGACGATCCATCTGGGCATGAGTTCGTCCATTAGTGTGGAGGGTAAGATGGTGCCTTTACACAGGGTATATCCTGAACTATACAAGGAGGCGATGAGGTTCTCTCTTAGTGAACTTGGCGACTACGCCAGGGGGAAGACAAGTATTTGTCTTGAGAATACGGAGATAACCAATGAGAGAATTGTGAGAGAAGTTCTGGTTGAATTGCTACGCGATGATAGTCTCTTCCTCACGTGGGACATTGGCCACTCCCACCAGTACAAGACCAAGGTCCGTGAATGGGAGGAAGAGTTTTTCCTGGACTACGGAAAGAAGATAAAGAATGTTCACATCCACGACAACAATGGCAAGTGGGATGAACATAACATAATAGGCAATGGTACTCTGGATCTGGAGCATTACCTTGCGATATTGGCAGACCTCAATCCCTTCATGATTTTCGAAGTGAGACCAAGGGAGAGGGCTCTCGAGTGTCTACGTAGATTCTCGAACTACAGAAGACTCCTCAACGCAGCAAGCTAA
- a CDS encoding glycosyltransferase family 9 protein, producing the protein MRILVVRTDRMGDVLLSTPVPRALKKASRDNHVTMMLTQYAKPIVEKSPYVDDVFEYASNESDRDLIGRLKRGEYDVAILLHPTFRLAWVLARAHIPRRIGTASRVYSVLFNERISMRRSVSALHEVECNLAMVKGLCGTGESWLPEIFIDDEEKNGASENLENLGLNSRRFTVIHPGSGGSARNWPVSYFSTLADAVLSRMGMKVLVTGGPGEEELVSEMTSLMSSTPVTVIGGFGIRELAAVLQNARLLVTNSTGPMHLATAVGTPVVAIFCPIVGCSPGRWGPLGNGNAVLMPDVVACKKCTGEKCVYYDCMERVSVDSVLGAVKSLLTH; encoded by the coding sequence ATGAGGATTCTGGTTGTAAGGACTGACAGGATGGGGGATGTGCTCCTCTCCACGCCCGTTCCGAGAGCGCTGAAGAAAGCCTCCAGGGATAACCACGTAACAATGATGCTCACACAGTATGCCAAGCCTATTGTTGAAAAGAGTCCCTATGTGGATGATGTCTTTGAATACGCTTCAAACGAGAGCGATCGCGACCTTATAGGCCGGCTGAAAAGAGGCGAATACGACGTGGCCATACTCCTGCACCCCACGTTTCGGCTTGCGTGGGTTCTCGCACGTGCACACATTCCAAGAAGAATAGGGACTGCCTCCAGGGTTTACTCGGTCTTATTCAATGAGAGGATATCGATGAGAAGATCAGTTTCCGCACTGCACGAAGTCGAGTGCAACCTGGCAATGGTGAAAGGCCTCTGCGGAACAGGTGAAAGCTGGCTTCCAGAGATTTTCATAGACGACGAGGAAAAGAACGGGGCGAGTGAGAATCTGGAAAACTTGGGCTTGAATTCTAGAAGATTTACTGTTATACATCCTGGAAGTGGTGGCTCTGCCAGGAACTGGCCGGTCAGTTATTTTTCAACTTTGGCTGACGCCGTCTTATCTCGAATGGGCATGAAGGTGCTCGTGACCGGCGGACCGGGAGAAGAAGAGCTCGTTTCCGAGATGACATCCTTGATGTCCTCTACTCCTGTTACTGTCATCGGAGGATTCGGAATCAGGGAGTTGGCTGCTGTTCTGCAAAATGCTAGATTGCTGGTGACAAATAGTACAGGTCCGATGCATCTGGCTACGGCTGTTGGCACACCAGTTGTTGCCATTTTCTGTCCCATAGTAGGATGCAGTCCCGGCCGGTGGGGTCCTCTGGGAAATGGGAACGCGGTCTTGATGCCAGATGTGGTGGCCTGCAAGAAGTGCACCGGCGAAAAGTGTGTTTACTACGACTGCATGGAGAGGGTAAGCGTGGACAGTGTGCTGGGGGCAGTGAAGAGTCTTTTAACTCATTGA
- the tsaD gene encoding tRNA (adenosine(37)-N6)-threonylcarbamoyltransferase complex transferase subunit TsaD — protein MLTLGIETSCDETAAAVLEGNRKVRSNIVSSQLVHSKFGGVVPELASRDHIRLIVPVVKEALDVASVRLENIDGIAVTCGPGLVGSILVGLCFAKGLSYGLKIPYIGINHLEGHVFSTILATPEIEPPFISMIVSGGHTDIVYVRQFGDYETVGSTLDDAAGEAFDKVAKLYGLSYPGGPDIEKKSQKGRADFVRFPRASVPGYNFSFSGLKTAVLYYLREKGEEIKKEHLEDLASSFQDAVIDSLAEKGIKAAKDYAVSIIAVSGGVASNAAFKERMCSEAEEIGIRALFPSQELCTDNAAMIAAAGHQRLKKGESSPMDLRPFPRMHL, from the coding sequence ATGCTCACACTGGGCATAGAAACATCCTGCGATGAGACTGCCGCAGCAGTGCTTGAAGGAAACCGAAAAGTCAGATCCAACATAGTCTCGTCACAGCTGGTTCACTCCAAGTTTGGTGGAGTCGTTCCCGAATTGGCGAGCCGTGACCACATCAGGCTCATAGTTCCGGTGGTCAAAGAAGCTCTTGATGTCGCTTCAGTCCGTCTAGAGAACATTGACGGCATCGCGGTCACCTGTGGGCCAGGGCTCGTCGGCTCAATACTTGTGGGGTTGTGTTTTGCCAAAGGTCTATCGTACGGCCTCAAGATCCCATACATTGGAATCAACCATCTAGAAGGGCACGTCTTCTCCACAATTCTAGCTACTCCAGAAATTGAACCTCCATTCATAAGCATGATCGTTTCAGGAGGCCATACAGACATAGTTTATGTCAGACAGTTCGGCGACTATGAAACTGTCGGCTCGACACTTGATGATGCAGCAGGCGAGGCGTTTGACAAAGTGGCAAAGCTCTACGGATTATCTTACCCCGGTGGACCAGATATTGAAAAGAAATCTCAGAAGGGTCGGGCAGACTTTGTGAGGTTTCCAAGAGCTAGTGTTCCAGGATATAACTTCAGCTTCAGTGGGCTGAAGACCGCTGTACTCTATTATCTCAGGGAGAAGGGTGAAGAGATCAAGAAAGAACACCTCGAAGATTTGGCCAGCTCCTTCCAAGATGCGGTCATCGATTCCTTAGCGGAAAAAGGCATCAAGGCTGCAAAGGACTATGCCGTCAGTATCATAGCCGTCTCAGGTGGCGTCGCATCCAATGCTGCGTTCAAAGAAAGAATGTGCTCCGAGGCAGAAGAGATCGGTATTCGTGCACTCTTTCCTTCGCAGGAGCTTTGTACCGACAATGCTGCGATGATAGCGGCGGCGGGCCATCAAAGACTGAAGAAGGGCGAGTCCTCACCAATGGACCTCAGACCCTTCCCCAGAATGCACCTGTAA
- a CDS encoding glycosyltransferase family 9 protein, translating into MNRQPGRVENILVIRPGAMGDILVATPVLLNLRNAFPKSRIAFLVQKRFADVLKANPYIDELIEFDKESVGRFWGIGRLKKELAFLASIRARRFDLALDLLGNLRTAILCVASGARERVGYTYRIRKFFYNRRVVARNPQYVVDFNLDSLRMLGVPIEKKDIYLPADESDKAFAGEWLAGRGLGENRLLIGLFPGGGWSSKRWPEAHFSHLGDMLSSKLNASILVMGGPQERDSIKRIISLMSAEPVEVQGFSLSRFAGLVSKLHLFISNDSGPRYLAVAAGIPSIGLFGPTNATNANPTESIHSAITYEGDCLGCNKLTCADQTCMKRILPEAVFEESCRLLKEQGRIS; encoded by the coding sequence GCCACTCCTGTCTTACTCAACCTGAGAAATGCATTCCCGAAGAGCAGAATTGCGTTTCTGGTTCAGAAGAGGTTCGCGGATGTGCTGAAGGCAAATCCCTACATTGACGAACTGATAGAGTTTGATAAGGAAAGTGTGGGGCGCTTCTGGGGCATAGGCCGTTTGAAGAAAGAACTAGCATTTCTTGCTTCCATCCGGGCAAGAAGGTTTGATCTTGCATTGGACCTGCTGGGAAATCTCAGAACGGCCATACTATGTGTGGCGAGTGGTGCAAGGGAGAGGGTAGGGTACACATACAGGATAAGGAAATTCTTCTATAATCGGAGGGTCGTGGCTCGCAATCCGCAGTATGTTGTTGATTTCAATCTCGACAGTCTGAGGATGCTGGGAGTCCCTATTGAGAAGAAAGACATCTATCTTCCTGCTGACGAGTCGGATAAGGCATTCGCAGGTGAATGGCTGGCCGGGCGCGGCCTAGGCGAAAACCGCCTGCTTATAGGTCTCTTTCCTGGGGGTGGATGGTCATCAAAGAGATGGCCTGAGGCACACTTTTCTCATCTTGGGGACATGTTGAGTTCCAAGCTTAACGCATCGATCCTTGTGATGGGCGGACCGCAGGAGAGAGACTCAATCAAGAGAATAATCTCCTTGATGTCAGCTGAGCCTGTTGAGGTTCAAGGGTTTTCTCTGTCACGTTTTGCTGGCCTCGTATCAAAGCTCCACCTTTTCATATCTAATGATTCAGGACCGAGATATCTGGCAGTAGCAGCCGGAATTCCTAGTATTGGCCTGTTCGGTCCCACTAATGCCACAAACGCAAATCCAACTGAGTCTATTCACTCTGCAATAACCTATGAGGGCGACTGTCTAGGTTGCAACAAACTTACCTGTGCTGATCAAACATGTATGAAAAGAATACTACCGGAAGCTGTCTTTGAAGAATCCTGCAGGCTTCTGAAAGAGCAAGGAAGAATATCATGA